The genome window AGGCTCATTTACGAATACTTGAGTTGAACGATGAGGGAAAAGCCCTGCCTTTTAACCTTGAGGGTGCCGCCATTTATCACTGTGGGCCCCTGATGCAGCAAGAAGGTAAGGGATGGCGGGCAGTGGCGGCAGGACCCACCACCAGTGCCAGAATGATTGACATGACACCTGCATTGCTGGATAACTATACTGTCAGGGCCATTATCGGCAAGGATGGCATGAAGGATATTGCCCCGGTCTTGAAGGATAGGTGCGTGTACCTCGCATATACCGGTGGGTGTGCGGCTCTGGCTGTGGATATGATCAAGGATGTGAGGGATGTGCACTGGTTTGACCTGGGGATGCCTGAGGCTGTGTGGGTGCTGGAAGTAGAGGAATTCGGGCCGCTTATTGTGGGAGTGGATGCACTGGGAACTGACCTGTTCGGTGAGGTTATGGACCGCGCAGGGGATTCTTTTACAAGAAAATCCTCCCTGCGGTCGGATTAACTTGAGTACAAAAAGTTATACGTTATGTACAACAAGAAAATCTTCCCTGCGGTCGGATTAACTTGAGTACAAAAAGTTATACGTTATGTACAATTAAAAAAGAATAATCGAAATTAAAACAAGAAAATCCTCCCGTCGGTCGGATTTACTTGAGTACATAATCTTATAGATTATATACAATAAAAAAATGAAACTTACCTATTTTCTCATATTTTTGTGTACCAGCATAAGCCTGTACGCATGGATAAATCCCGACTTGAACCTTGCTTTTAGTTTAATGACCCTGATGAGAGGGAATTATTACACATTAGTTACAGCCATTTTTGTCCATGCGGATTTTCTTCATCTTGCAGGGAATATGGTATTCCTTTACCTGTTCGGTACGTTCCTCGAAGACG of ANME-2 cluster archaeon contains these proteins:
- a CDS encoding FumA C-terminus/TtdB family hydratase beta subunit, producing the protein MTEYHLTTPLNRDDSMELRAGDIVYLSGIIYTARDEAHLRILELNDEGKALPFNLEGAAIYHCGPLMQQEGKGWRAVAAGPTTSARMIDMTPALLDNYTVRAIIGKDGMKDIAPVLKDRCVYLAYTGGCAALAVDMIKDVRDVHWFDLGMPEAVWVLEVEEFGPLIVGVDALGTDLFGEVMDRAGDSFTRKSSLRSD
- a CDS encoding rhomboid family intramembrane serine protease; its protein translation is MKLTYFLIFLCTSISLYAWINPDLNLAFSLMTLMRGNYYTLVTAIFVHADFLHLAGNMVFLYLFGTFLEDEIGPLRTGIAFFTGGIPCVIG